DNA sequence from the Nicotiana tomentosiformis chromosome 3, ASM39032v3, whole genome shotgun sequence genome:
tttgaggtatagccggggccttgttgccagcattatcatagtactcttctgtatctattagagtctccgtagacatagtgtgggttgtatattagtgcTGGAAAAGTCAAATAAGTTAtcttgtgtttgaattacttgttccactttagaCCATGATAatgtgtgtaatttgagactttaatattaagtaactaatggtgatgaATTGGTATTATATACACGAtctccttattgtctaattaacaaaaatatgtattctctttattcataagtgagtttggatagaaagtatctaacaggcttgcttgaccgggttcactcggttgagcaccggtcgcgctccccgagttcggggcgtgacaacagAACTGGGGGTTGCCGGCATCTACGGGAAGAGGTGGCGACATTgttgaaaaatggccatctcagggaGTTCTgaagtgatcgagccaagaacaATTATGGTTGTAGCCGGGATAATGCAGAACCTTCAAAAATAGCAGAAGATTCCCCCCGATTGACCATCAATATGATTTTTGGAGGGAATGAAATTAGCAGTGTAACCTTATTAGAGGCCAAGAAGACAAAGGTATCAATGACCCACAGCAAGAGACTCTTGGAAATCACCGAAGATGATGTCACCTTTATGGAGGAAGACACTGACAGACTTCTTCTCCCACATAACGATGCCCTGGTAATCTCTTTTAATGTCTTAGATTTCAAGATTAAGTGTGTTTTGGTTGACCAAggaagctcagccaacatcattcaatggagagtgctggaaCAAGCAAAGCTAACtagaagcattattccggcaacaaaaCTCCTCGCAGTGTTGAATttggcaagtgtgacaacccgagaagagatcctgctgcccacgAACGCCGAAGGGGTAACCAAAACCACCTTATTCGAGGTGGTAGACGACGACATGGGTTATAATATAATCCTcggaaggccatggttacatgAGATGAAGGCTGTACCCTCAACGCATCATCAACTGTTGAAATTCCCGACCCCGGAGGGAATCAAGAagataagaggagatcaaccggcAAAAAGAGAGATAAACGTAGTGTCGATTTCCTGCAGCAAAGGAAAGGAGCCCAGTAAATAGAAATTACAGGAACCGACACCTGGCGAGGAGTCATCAGAATCCTACCGGGTACCGAGATACTTTCAGGTACCGGAAGAGACATACGCAACCAATTCCACCGCAAAAGAACTCGAGCAAGTCGCTTTGTTTGAAAAATTCTtggaaaggaaatctcacttggGATTAGGACTCAATCCTGAACTCATGTCGGGATTTATAAATTTCCTTAAAGCTAATattgattattttgcatggtcgcactcgGATATGACAAGTATCCCATTAGAGGTGGCCGTGCACAAGCTAAGTCTAGACCTGAACTTCCcaccggtaaggcaaaagaaacgCCCAATAGCCGAGGTCAGATACAAgtttgttaaagaagaggtaactcgactACTCGATATTGGTTCAATtagggaggtaaaatatcccgaatggttagctaaTGTTGTTGTAGTTCTAAAAAAGAATAACAagtttagaatgtgcgtagattataaggacttaaataaggcgtgccctaATGACTCGTTCCCAttaccaaacattgatcaaatgattgatgcaacggccgggaactagttaatgagttttcttAATGCCTACTCCAGGTAccatcaaatcaagatgaacccggaggatcaagaaaaaacttcgttcataatgaACATTGGCAGATTTTcttataatgtgatgccatttATGCTTAAAAATACCGGAgtcacttatcagaggctcgtgaacaagatgttcgacaagaaaataggaaaaataaCGGAGGTTTATAtcgatgacatgttagttaagtctttTGAATGCAGGAGATCACTTGAAACACCTCCAAGAAACCTTCGATATCTTGAGGAAGCATATCATAAAACTCAACTCGAAAAAATGTGCGTTCGGGGTTGGTTTTGGAAAATTCTTGGGATTCTTGGTCTCGCAAAGAGAGATCAAgataaatatcaataaaataaaAGCTATCGAAGACGTCCTAAACCAGCTAATGAGAGTAAAAAATGTACAGAGGCTAACCGGAAGATTAGACGCTTTAAGCAGGTTCATCTCTCGGTCCTCAAAAAATGTCACCACttctgaaaaagaagaacaatttcgaatggactcCAGAATGCCAACAAGCGTTGAAGGACTTTAAATGCTATGCCCCCTGTTACTATAAAAATTAGGGAAGGTGAATAATTGCTGATATATCTAGCGGTCtcggaagtagcggtaagtgATATTTTAGTCCGAGAGGATGAATGTACGCAATTTCCTGTctattatattagaaaaatattGTCAGGAGTGGAGACTCGCTATCGGCACCTTAAAAAGCTAGCCTTAGCTCTCATAGTCTCCTCTCggaagcttaggccttattttcaatgccacctaATAGCCATTGTGACAATCTTCCCCTTACGGAATGTTCTTCATAAGCCTAAGTTGTCAGGACGGTTGGCTAGTGGGCAGTCAAAATTAGTGAGTTTGATATTGAATACAAGCCTAGGACTGCgatcaagtcacaagttttggcccaCTTTCTGGCCGATATCAGTCCCAGATTAATGCCCCTAGTTGCTAAAGAGGCAGTGGTGGTATCGGAAATGACATTAGGAGTTTTGACCTTGTTTATGAATGAAGCTTCTAATGTAAAAGGGTATGGGATCGAAGTGGTTCTAATCATGCCCTCGGGAGAAACCCCGAGGCAAGCTATTAAGACTGTtccgttaactaacaatgaagtcgaGTATAAGGCTTTGGCTGCAGGACTCGAACTGGCCCGAGGACTTGGCTCCGAGGTCATAGAGATCAGATATGATTCTCAGTTGGTGGTAAACCAAGTATACATGATTTTTTATACAAAGGAGGAATGCATACAACAGTATGTGAACAAAGTTCGTGTATTACTTGTACGATTCAGGGAATGGTCGACCATACACATATCGAGAGAAGAGAACGTAGAAGCTGATGTATTGGCTAATTTGGGGTCGTCTAAGGAGATAAAAGGATCTGACTCTGATACTGTCATTTAAATTCTACATTCAGTACTAGAGGTGGATGGCTATTGTGAAGTGAATACAACCAACTAAGTCTAGGATTGGAGGAAGGAGTTTGTCGAATATCTTCGGCATGGCAAGATGCCCGAAGAACCAAAGGCGCCCCGTGCACTACACACCAAAGCGGCTCATTACTGCCTCATAGACAGGCACTTATATAGGCGGTCGTACCAAGGACTAATGGCCCAATGTTTAGGAGCCTCGGAGGTGGACTAGGTgatgagagaagtccatgaagtAATTTGCGGGAACCATTGCACCACATATTCAATGGTACTAAAGCTGGTTAGGGCAGGTACTATTGGCCTCTGATAGAAAAAGACGCAAAGACGTTCATTCAGAAATGCGAGAAATGAAAACTATAAATAATTGGTACACCGCCCAGTAGAACTCTTGCATTCGGTGTTGTCCCCATTTTTATTCAttaaatgggggatggatatagttggCCCACTGCTACCGGGTCCCGGGAAGGTAAGTGTCactacccaaaccgatgggccgtgatggGCACCTGgaaccttactcaactgagtaccaacgtaacatatatttcgtatcatactatcataggtaaatggacCAGAAAGattgtcatgagataactagaatgaAACATGAGGGAAcactcgacataggacgacccaacatgtaatacaaacttacacatatgacatacgggcctataaggccaaaatgatcactcgtacactgaacataggccgacaaggccatacaatatttCACATACATGACaaatgtctacaagcctctaagagtacataaaatTCATAAGGCCGGGATAGGGCCCCgacatactaatcaatacatgtccaacgcatactgaccaaataggcaactccggagcaaatagagcgcaccaacactttccactgagttgatagcctacttggaggactctcaacctgtctatcgggacctgcgagcatgaaacgcaaaaaggcaaaagggacgtcagtacaaataatgtaccgagtatgtaaggaatgaaaataagtaagtaatagacatgagaaaaatatggagtaaaagactcgacatgtatgtctgaataactctgtgaataattaatattataatgtcatgcatatgcatataaatttcataccatgcat
Encoded proteins:
- the LOC138908009 gene encoding uncharacterized protein; this encodes MTHSKRLLEITEDDVTFMEEDTDRLLLPHNDALVISFNVLDFKIKCVLVDQGSSANIIQWRVLEQAKLTRSIIPATKLLAVLNLASVTTREEILLPTNAEGVTKTTLFEVVDDDMGYNIILGRPWLHEMKAVPSTHHQLLKFPTPEGIKKIRGDQPAKREINVVSISCSKGKEPSK
- the LOC138908010 gene encoding uncharacterized protein, with amino-acid sequence MPLVAKEAVVVSEMTLGVLTLFMNEASNVKGYGIEVVLIMPSGETPRQAIKTVPLTNNEVEYKALAAGLELARGLGSEVIEIRYDSQLVVNQVYMIFYTKEECIQQYVNKVRVLLVRFREWSTIHISREENVEADVLANLGSSKEIKGSDSDTVI